The Branchiostoma floridae strain S238N-H82 chromosome 17, Bfl_VNyyK, whole genome shotgun sequence genome has a window encoding:
- the LOC118405006 gene encoding uncharacterized protein LOC118405006 translates to MPSTIDPTGTAPFTTTVGHTSSHVTTEPTAKSTAFTTMPSTIDPTATAPFTTTVGHTSSQFTTEATAKSTDFTTRTSTIATTGTAPFTTAGHTTKPMVSTKPKTTLPSTAPTTMYSSEGPQGLLFDYYVMQEEITTWVSNVDAALSEELQLDEFQVSLTELQSQDGALLVNLEGTANVELTSERWVLVYNEGPGVTHTALLLPELENLDVAQGLTGVLPAKVVVSAIRNAYELYFSRHLASLQTDYTSMMSTTDFNSLVDVSAPVPSRIELNERFYLQRLPATLSWSVQANPQVEFSISVSPSSTDRVILVSFTQPSVEVFDYTAMRADVTAWESKLDAALSEELQLEQFQVSLTELQSQDGVPLANLIATANVRLKAERWVLVYQEGPGVTHTALILTELEDLDITQGLTAGALAVTVQVSVIRATFQLYFSRHLASLQTDYTSMMSTTDFNSLVDVSAPVPSRIELNERFYLQRLPATLSWSVQANPQVEFSISLSPSTTDRVILVSFTQPSVEVFDYAAIRTDVTAWELNLDAALSEELQMEQFQVSLAEMQSQDGVPLVNLVRTANVRLKAERWVLVYQEGPGVTHTALILTELEDLDITQGLTAGALAVNVQVSVIRATFQLYFSRHLASLQTDYTSMMSTTDFTSLVDVSAPVPSRIELNERFYLQRLPATLSWSVQANPQVEFSISVSPSTSDRVILVSFTQPTVEVFDYAAMDADVTSWESNLDAGLSEELQLEQFQVSLTELQSQDGVPLANLARTASMTLKAERWVLVYQEGPGATHTSLILTELGSLDITEGLTAGDLPTGVQVSVIRATFQLYFSRHLASLQTAYTSMMSTTDFTSLVDVSAPVPSRIELNERFYLQRLPATLSWSVQANPQVEFSISVSPSTTDRVILVSFTQPSVEVFDYTAMSADVTVWELNLDAPLSEELHLEDFDLSLTELQSQDGVPLANLIATANVRLKAERWVLVYQEGPGATHTALILTELEDLDITQGLTAGALAGDLQVSVIRATFQLYFSRHLASLQTDYTSMMSTTDFNSLVDVSAPVPSRIELNERFYLQRLPATLSWSVQANPQVEFSISVSPSTTDRVILVSFTQPSVEVFDYTAMSADVTVWELNLDAPLSEELHLEDFDLSLTELQSQDGVPLANLIATANVRLKAERWVLVYQEGPGATHTALILTELEDLDITQGLTAGALAGDLQVSVIRATFQLYFSRHLASLQTDYTSMMSTTDFNSLVDVSAPVPSRIELNERFYLQRLPATLSWSVQANPQVEFSISVSPSTTDRVILVSFTQPSVEVFDYTAMSADVTVWELNLDAPLSEELQLEDFHLSLTELQSQDGVPLVNLIATANVRLKSERWVLVYQEGPGVTHTGFLLTQLENLDITQGLIGVFPSQLSLSTTDETMLIYFERHLTNLQAHYTTMVTTTDFSSLVDVSAPVPRRIELNERFYLQRLLPAFSWSTDVSSETRVEISVSITRVERVILMSFIIAGPIDGMFGPWSNWTECTATCGVSVQVRSRTCDSPAPQNGGRYCQGDATAFKVCVGQDCPVGFVDWCDQVEDRCGVEFHGGVCTMRQRDYVCYCQNGYNRITDNLGNFLRCMDVDECTTGLSNCDPEVGICTNTPGGFTCKCPKGFTGDGVVCIDINECLDPALSRCDENAHCTNSIGSYTCECVEGFVSIADEGTAFTGQCKGTIDLLPYGAVAGDFQLFIRLHYVWQFPPLIVTETVSPPIYVEYGVPLMAGKLFHYLYIIENGLVIMTDRRIIVPTFRNPLSLSSALRYVNVDNIAVFAPFWTNNRFYNLLLGHAPKVWYQMYTVQSHVVMTIVNRLVIQQFSPSFSFRARLVLVVTYDSMVPPWIAATQEVNTVQLVIASDYVHTYVLYKYPRGRMKWTPVFSTNEVQVYSFPARIGFIIRTTNSFGIRTEWSVEDPNSGQWSRMTGRPNAFRISDLLPKGLLAYRVETNSDTWVNPRLACLSWFEEEEDPMTWGSSLIGRCPPTMAHALQEYGTYTTTPSDYSNAICFTRLFSSSSGGNMDCCYEMSSGALLGGNRENSGAGFLRRYERTPLSDTSSLYYTREYLPYQWCTMQSASSAYLDMYVSRRIRSTSSSYSMVIQGTGFGDPHLASADGIEFTFNGFGEYVLLRSRSSAPYRFELQGRTSQPSNRNENVKATIFTYDSVLWA, encoded by the exons ATGCCTTCTACAATAGACCCTACAGGAACAGCACCTTTTACAACAACAGTTGGACATACGTCTAGTCATGTCACAACTGAACCCACAGCCAAAAGTACTGCTTTTACAACGATGCCTTCTACAATAGACCCTACAGCAACAGCACCTTTTACAACAACAGTTGGGCACACGTCTAGTCAGTTCACAACCGAAGCTACTGCCAAAAGTACTGATTTTACAACAAGAACCTCTACAATAGCAACTACAGGAACAGCACCATTTACAACTGCTGGTCATACAACAAAACCTATGGTATCGACAAAACCAAAGACAACCCTACCATCCACCGCCCCCACAACAATGTACTCGTCTGAGGGACCACAGGGACTTT TGTTTGACTACTATGTCATGCAAGAGGAAATAACCACATGGGTCTCAAACGTGGATGCTGCACTTTCTGAGGAACTTCAGCTAGACGAGTTCCAGGTGTCATTAACAGAGCTTCAGAGCCAAGATGGAGCCCTATTGGTCAATTTGGAAGGGACAGCCAACGTGGAGTTGACTTCGGAGCGCTGGGTGTTGGTGTACAATGAAGGGCCGGGCGTCACACATACAGCACTTTTACTGCCAGAGTTGGAAAACCTAGACGTAGCCCAGGGTCTGACTG GGGTCTTGCCTGCAAAAGTTGTGGTCAGTGCCATACGCAATGCCTACGAACTCTACTTCAGCCGTCATCTGGCCTCTCTTCAAACGGACTACACCAGCATGATGTCTACAACGGACTTTAACAGCCTGGTGGATGTCTCTGCTCCTGTGCCCAGTCGAATTGAGCTAAACGAACGCTTCTACTTACAGCGACTCCCAGCGACATTATCATGGTCTGTGCAGGCCAACCCCCAGGTCGAGTTTAGCATCAGTGTATCCCCAAGTTCAACTGACAGAGTCATTCTGGTCAGCTTTACTCAACCGAGTGTCGAAG TTTTCGATTACACGGCTATGCGTGCTGACGTAACGGCCTGGGAATCGAAATTGGATGCTGCACTGTCAGAAGAACTCCAGCTCGAGCAATTTCAGGTGTCGCTAACAGAGCTGCAGAGCCAAGACGGAGTGCCACTGGCCAATCTTATAGCAACAGCCAATGTGAGGTTGAAGGCGGAGCGCTGGGTGTTGGTGTACCAGGAAGGTCCGGGCGTCACACATACAGCGCTTATTCTGACGGAGCTGGAG GATCTGGATATAACCCAGGGTCTGACAG CAGGGGCCTTGGCTGTAACTGTTCAGGTCAGCGTCATACGTGCGACCTTCCAACTCTACTTCAGCCGTCATCTGGCCTCTCTTCAAACGGACTACACCAGCATGATGTCTACAACGGACTTTAACAGCCTGGTGGATGTCTCTGCTCCTGTGCCAAGTCGGATTGAGCTAAACGAACGCTTCTACTTACAACGACTCCCAGCGACATTATCATGGTCTGTGCAGGCCAACCCCCAGGTCGAGTTTAGCATCAGTTTATCTCCAAGTACAACTGACAGGGTCATTCTTGTCAGCTTTACTCAGCCGAGTGTCGAAG tATTTGATTATGCGGCTATACGAACTGACGTAACGGCCTGGGAATTGAACTTGGATGCTGCACTTTCCGAAGAACTTCAGATGGAACAATTCCAGGTGTCGCTAGCAGAGATGCAGAGCCAAGACGGAGTGCCACTGGTCAATCTTGTAAGAACAGCCAATGTGAGGTTGAAGGCGGAGCGCTGGGTGTTGGTGTACCAGGAAGGTCCGGGCGTCACACATACAGCGCTTATTCTGACGGAGCTGGAGGATCTGGATATAACCCAGGGTCTCACAG CTGGGGCGTTGGCTGTAAATGTTCAGGTCAGCGTCATACGTGCGACCTTCCAACTCTACTTCAGCCGTCATCTGGCCTCTCTTCAAACGGACTACACCAGCATGATGTCTACAACGGACTTTACCAGCCTGGTGGATGTCTCTGCTCCTGTGCCCAGTCGGATTGAGCTAAACGAACGCTTCTACTTACAACGACTCCCAGCGACATTATCATGGTCTGTGCAGGCCAACCCCCAGGTCGAGTTTAGCATCAGTGTATCTCCAAGCACAAGTGACAGAGTCATTCTGGTCAGCTTTACTCAACCGACTGTCGAAG TGTTTGATTATGCGGCTATGGATGCTGACGTAACGTCCTGGGAATCAAACTTGGATGCTGGTCTGTCCGAAGAACTCCAGCTGGAACAGTTCCAGGTGTCACTAACAGAGCTGCAGAGCCAAGACGGAGTGCCACTGGCCAATCTTGCAAGAACAGCCAGTATGACGTTGAAGGCGGAGCGCTGGGTGTTGGTGTACCAGGAAGGTCCGGGCGCCACACATACATCGCTTATTCTGACGGAGTTGGGGAGCCTAGACATAACCGAGGGTCTGACAG CAGGGGACTTACCTACGGGTGTTCAGGTCAGCGTCATACGTGCGACTTTCCAACTCTACTTCAGCCGTCATCTGGCCTCTCTTCAAACGGCCTACACCAGCATGATGTCTACAACGGACTTTACCAGCCTGGTGGATGTCTCTGCTCCTGTGCCAAGTCGGATTGAGCTAAACGAACGCTTCTACTTACAACGACTCCCAGCGACATTATCATGGTCTGTGCAGGCCAACCCCCAGGTCGAGTTTAGCATCAGTGTATCCCCAAGCACAACTGACAGAGTCATTCTGGTCAGTTTTACTCAACCGAGTGTCGAAG tgtTCGATTACACGGCTATGAGTGCTGACGTAACGGTCTGGGAATTGAACTTGGACGCACCACTGTCCGAAGAACTCCATCTCGAAGATTTTGACCTGTCGCTAACAGAGCTTCAGAGCCAAGACGGAGTGCCACTGGCCAATCTTATAGCAACAGCCAATGTGAGGTTGAAGGCCGAGCGCTGGGTGTTGGTGTACCAGGAAGGTCCGGGCGCCACACATACAGCGCTTATTCTGACGGAGCTGGAGGATCTGGATATAACCCAGGGTCTGACAG CAGGGGCCTTGGCTGGGGATCTTCAGGTCAGCGTCATACGCGCGACCTTCCAACTCTACTTCAGCCGTCATCTGGCCTCTCTTCAAACGGACTACACCAGCATGATGTCTACAACGGACTTTAACAGCCTGGTGGATGTCTCTGCTCCTGTGCCAAGTCGGATTGAGCTAAACGAACGCTTCTACTTACAACGACTCCCAGCGACATTATCATGGTCTGTGCAGGCCAACCCCCAGGTCGAGTTTAGCATCAGTGTATCCCCAAGTACAACTGACAGAGTCATTCTGGTCAGTTTTACTCAACCGAGTGTCGAAG tgtTCGATTACACGGCTATGAGTGCTGACGTAACGGTCTGGGAATTGAACTTGGACGCACCACTGTCCGAAGAACTCCATCTCGAAGATTTTGACCTGTCGCTAACAGAGCTTCAGAGCCAAGACGGAGTGCCACTGGCCAATCTTATAGCAACAGCCAATGTGAG GTTGAAGGCCGAGCGCTGGGTGTTGGTGTACCAGGAAGGTCCGGGCGCCACACATACAGCGCTTATTCTGACGGAGCTGGAGGATCTGGATATAACCCAGGGTCTGACAG CAGGGGCCTTGGCTGGGGATCTTCAGGTCAGCGTCATACGCGCGACCTTCCAACTCTACTTCAGCCGTCATCTGGCCTCTCTTCAAACGGACTACACCAGCATGATGTCTACAACGGACTTTAACAGCCTGGTGGATGTCTCTGCTCCTGTGCCAAGTCGGATTGAGCTAAACGAACGTTTCTACTTACAACGACTCCCAGCGACATTATCATGGTCTGTGCAGGCCAACCCCCAGGTCGAGTTTAGCATCAGTGTATCTCCAAGTACAACTGACAGAGTCATTCTGGTCAGTTTTACTCAACCTAGTGTCGAAG tgtTCGATTACACGGCTATGAGTGCTGACGTAACGGTCTGGGAATTGAACTTGGACGCTCCACTGTCCGAAGAACTCCAGCTCGAAGATTTTCACTTGTCGCTAACAGAGCTTCAGAGCCAAGACGGAGTGCCACTGGTCAATCTTATAGCAACAGCCAATGTGAGATTGAAGTCTGAACGCTGGGTGTTGGTGTACCAGGAAGGTCCAGGGGTCACACATACAGGCTTTTTGCTGACGCAGCTTGAAAATCTCGACATAACCCAGGGTCTAATAG GTGTATTTCCATCGCAACTTTCACTCAGCACAACAGATGAAACTATGCTGATCTACTTTGAACGTCATCTCACAAACCTACAAGCGCACTACACCACCATGGTGACCACAACAGACTTCAGCAGCTTGGTTGATGTTTCGGCTCCTGTGCCGAGACGAATCGAGCTGAACGAGAGGTTCTACCTACAGCGACTTTTACCAGCCTTTTCATGGTCTACTGACGTTAGCAGCGAGACACGTGTCGAGATTTCTGTCTCTATAACACGTGTGGAAAGGGTTATTCTGATGTCCTTCATAATAGCTG GACCCATAGATGGGATGTTCGGGCCGTGGAGTAACTGGACAGAGTGCACGGCCACGTGTGGTGTGAGCGTGCAGGTCCGCAGTAGAACCTGTGACAGCCCGGCTCCACAGAACGGCGGCCGCTACTGCCAGGGGGACGCCACCGCGTTCAAAGTCTGTGTTGGTCAGGACTGCCCAGTTGGCT TTGTGGACTGGTGTGACCAAGTCGAGGATCGGTGCGGAGTGGAGTTTCACGGCGGTGTGTGTACTATGAGACAGCGGGACTACGTCTGTTACTGCCAGAACGGTTACAACCGGATCACGGATAACCTGGGCAACTTTCTGCGATGTATGG ACGTTGATGAGTGTACGACCGGACTGTCGAACTGTGACCCTGAGGTAGGGATCTGTACCAACACTCCTGGTGGTTTCACCTGCAAATGTCCCAAGGGATTCACTGGAGACGGAGTTGTCTGTATAG ACATCAACGAGTGTTTGGACCCTGCACTGTCTAGATGTGACGAAAACGCCCACTGCACCAACAGCATAGGAAGTTACACCTGTGAATGTGTGGAAGGTTTCGTTAGCATTGCCGACGAAGGTACCGCCTTTACTGGGCAGTGCAAAG GAA CCATCGACCTTCTCCCATACGGTGCCGTTGCCGGGGACTTCCAGCTGTTCATCAGACTGCACTACGTGTGGCAGTTCCCGCCGCTCATCGTCACCGAGACCGTGTCTCCTCCCATCTACGTGGAGTACGGGGTTCCTCTCATGGCTGGGAAACTTTTCCATTACCTCTAC ATTATAGAAAACGGTCTCGTCATCATGACTGACAGGAGGATCATTGTCCCGACGTTCCGCAATCCCCTGTCGCTTTCCTCTGCCCTTCGCTACGTGAACGTAGACAACATCGCTGTGTTTGCACCCTTCTGGACCAACAATCGTTTCTACAATCTACTCCTTGGTCACGCGCCAAAG GTGTGGTACCAGATGTACACGGTGCAGTCCCACGTCGTCATGACAATCGTCAACAGACTCGTCATCCAGCAGTTCTCTCCGTCCTTCTCATTCCGCGCCAGACTCGTGTTAGTGGTGACGTATGACAGCATGGTACCGCCATGGATAGCAGCTACCCAAGAG GTAAACACCGTCCAGTTGGTGATCGCCTCTGACTACGTCCACACCTATGTGTTGTACAAATACCCCAGAGGACGGATGAAGTGGACTCCTGTCTTCAGCACCAACGAGGTGCAGGTCTACTCCTTCCCTGCGCGGATCGGCTTCATCATCCGGACCACAAACTCGTTCGGCATCCGCACCGAGTGGAGCGTGGAGGACCCGAACTCCGGACAGTGGTCCAGGATGACCGGTCGGCCGAACGCTTTTAGGATCAGTGATCTGCTCCCTAAGGGGCTTTTGGCGTACCGAGTAGAAACCAACAGTGACACATGGGTGAACCCAAGACTTGCCTGTCTATCTTGGTTTGAG GAAGAGGAGGATCCCATGACGTGGGGCTCGTCACTCATCGGACGGTGTCCCCCCACCATGGCGCACGCTCTCCAGGAGTACGGCACATACACGACCACTCCCAGCGACTACAGCAACGCCATCTGCTTTACCAGGCTTTTCAGCTCTTCATCAG GAGGGAACATGGACTGCTGCTATGAGATGTCCTCCGGAGCTCTTCTCGGGGGAAACCGCGAGAATAGCGGTGCAGGGTTCCTTCGGCGTTATGAGAGG ACACCCCTGTCGGATACCAGCAGTCTTTACTACACCAGAGAGTACTTACCTTACCAGTGGTGCACCATGCAATCAGCTTCTTCTGCCTACTTGGACATGTATGTCAGTAGACGGATCAGATCAACCAGTAGTTCATACAGTATGGTCATTCAAG GCACTGGATTTGGAGACCCTCATTTAGCCAGCGCTGACGGCATTGAGTTCACTTTCAACGGGTTCGGCGAGTACGTCCTTCTGCGCAGTcgcagcagcgccccctaccgATTTGAACTGCAGGGACGCACCTCCCAACCGTCGAACCGGAACGAAAACGTCAAGGCTACGATTTTTACGTATGACAGTGTTTTATGGGCATAA